The Polypterus senegalus isolate Bchr_013 unplaced genomic scaffold, ASM1683550v1 scaffold_2896, whole genome shotgun sequence genomic interval CCCATGTTAGACcacaaagcttttttaaaaagttagcTTTTCAGTAGAGGTGGGGTTGTTGTGTTTGGAGTTGCTCTTAGTTTTTCTAATTACCTAACTTTATTTACTCTCTATACACATCACTAATTTTTAAACTAAACATTGTAAGTATTACACAATGATACCCAAGATAGAAAGGAAATAGTCAATGATTAAATACATTAACTGCATCTacaataaaaaatgcattcaaatcctgacatttttgtgcatcttttaatttaaaaagtgtttaatcTTATCTTAAGATGTGGGTATGCGGAAGAATAAAAGTTTCATTTATTCCGTAAGGAAACTATTCTCaaggtgcttttgttaaaaagACTCACTATACTATGAATAACGCCATGTCTCAGTGGTTCAATTCATCATATTGTTTCAGAAACACAAGAAAAGAGAGCATGtttcaaattttatgtaatgCGTCTCCTTTCCAAACACAATAAGGAATTCAACATGCCCTTTTATGAtgttctgtagcacattttttcCATGATGGAAAACAAAGAGTACTGTATATTACTTTACAAATCATGTCTTGCTCCTCAACCTGCCTCATCCCTTCATGCAATAGTTGTTAGAAAGGCAATGAATGTACAAAGGATATTTCTCACGGATAGCATTAAAAagacaaacaacaaaatattaaaacagccTCTCCAGGATTATTATCAGAAAAGCAGCTTACATATTTGTTTGATGTGAATTTTCTGATAAGATCATCTCTATTTGCACCGTCTGTTTGTCTTCCAACATCCTCCAGAAATCTGTAATCTAAACAAACAAGATGTTGATCATATTGATTCAGCACTAGCAGACTTTCTGCCTGCTTACAAGTTcataattaatgttgtcttaccACTTAGAAGGTTCATTTCATTGAATTTTCCAAGAGGAACAAATGCAACTCTGTCACGCATGCCATTGCAGCCCACTTCCAATTTGTGTCTTTTCACACAAGGTAaactataaaatgaaacaaaataaaggcTAGTgaagcaataacaaaaacaactagAATTCTTCCCCCAAGgatatggatatactgtatataccagcaAACATTAACCAAAAGGAAATGAACACAGGGACAGAATCATTAAATtacatcttaacagtgttaaaagCAACTCTTTAAAGTGTATATATGGAAATAAGAGGATACATAGAAAGTATTAACAGAACACCTCAGATTTGCTGTGGAGAACTGTAAAGACAAAACAGCATTGGAAATAAAGTCtgcttaaaaaagagaaaagattaaaaagacTTAATAATTTTGACATTAATGCTGCACAAGAAGAAAATACTCTTTTAAACACACATATTAAAAAGAATTGAAAGTTTACAGTGTTATCATTTTTGGAAATACAGCTCATTAAATAATGTCAGCAACAATTTCACAATTTACACACCAAAGACCAGTAATTGAAATGTTagccttattattttttttcctccttgcaAGTGCTCCAAAGCAGACCAGCTGTAAACCTTTCTTTTGTAAAATTTCCTGCTTACTATCACACTAAATTAAATCTCATAACTAGTTTTGGCAAGCTTCAATAAAGACACCTTTACACCATGCTGAACAGTCTGAGGCACCATACTATAAAACCACGTGTGCTTATCTAGGCAAGTCGCAGATTGTACTCCATGATACTTCATTATTAGCATGTTTTTGCATAACATGCTGAAACAATGAAGAAAATCTGCCTTATGAAGCCAACTACAAGATAATTTGGCTGTTTTACAAAGAGGAGATATTAGATCTAGTTAAAATTTGTGTTAAAGCATGCACATTACTCCCAGCACTTTATTTAGAAATCAAGCTATACGCATTCACTGACCTCTGTTATTCAGTATATCACTACTGAAAAGAATTCCTTCTGCACACTCAGATCAGTCCACCATTTGTATTTCTTCACAGTTTTACTTAAAAATACTCATacaagatttttattattatcgaGCATAACTACACATAGACAGACCAACACTTCTACTTTTTGATATTGTATGCCATTATTTGTCAAAAGGTTTATTGAACACAAAAATCACCTGttaatttttgttgtttcttttgtaatAGCAAATTGGGTTTGGTTCGTACGTGATATTTTGCATTCTTGTCTTTCcaataaagtttcagaagatatTTCTCATCTTGGGCAACATGGTGGCACtggttagcacagctgcctcaccGCTTTTGTTGTCGGTGTGTAGCGTGAGAGTTCACCAATGTCAATGTGGGTTTTATAGATTCCTACTCACATCCTCAAAGATGTACAGACAAGGTAAATAGGCGTTTCCATACTGGCCCTGTGtagctgtgggtgtgtgtgcttgtaGGCCCTGGATTCACTCCAGAGTCAAGGCACCAGCCCCCTGAGATTCTGAAAGGGATCAAAtccatttgagaatgttatttatgATCTGACTAGCTACATCACTAGTAAAGGAATCCATTTTCAAATGATATCTTTTGTAACATGTGCACCATCAGTGTTCGTACTAAGCCTTTCTTCAGTATCCTCGCATGTCTCAACCGGTTTTGAGCAGCACTTCCTCTCTTGATCAtgtgcttctcagactctgtcatctTGAGGCATGTTGCTCatctcctgtctgctttttgaccACACTAATGGTAGATGGACCCCCCATTATCCACTGCAAAAAACAATTTGTATTCCTGTAAATACTGTGTTTGAAGGGGACTCTCTATGCACTTCCTACACCTTTTCTCAAACTCTGCTGCATGGCGATTCCTATCTCGACTGTGCTTTAATGAGCAACCAAAGCAAAACTGGCCAATCAAGTTGCTTGGAGGGATCAGAGAAAGGGACGGACAGACaagctagatagatagagagatagatactttattaatcccaaggggaaattcacagagaaaaaaaaaatgtatctagcAGTAGCAGTCTTTATTCCAAAATAGTATATTTAGAATACTGTAATCGATTaaattttaaagttcaaaataaaatagGTTACTTGTGTAAACACACTCAACAATTTCTACTTGCAACATCTGGATGCAGTAAATGGATTCCAATTTtaaaatcagtagttaaagacgTTCTTTGCAATCGCCTCTATGACTGTCACCATTTCTTTTAGAGAACTCTGCAAGTCTTTGTCGACTATGACAATGCAACCTTATCAATGCAAGACTCCCAGTACTTCCACTCTAAGTATGTGCTGCACCAAACCCATTAGtgggtcatttttttttccttcttaagtGACGATTTTATGACAAACCTTTTTCAACTTTTCACtcttatgaaaaaaatgaaaagcagtttGAAAATTCAAACATAATTTAAACTAAGAGAGAAAATGCAGTAAGCTATCATTTTCAAATGAAACTGGATATGTAGGAATGAAGAAATCAAACTTGGATACAAGCTCCCATACATAATACCAAAGTAGAGATCTGTATCAAAAGCTACTAAAAATAGCTACAGTAGGAatgcttatttaattttaatacacaATATGACCAATGAGAATTACTCCTTTGAAAACAAATCACAGGTAGCCAAGCATCATTTCTTGGCatactgatgtaaaaaaaaacagacaaaagggCTTGTCCTTCCATAGATTAAAGTATCTGCATCATTGATTGCAATTAGCTGTAAAGTTACAGTCAAATGTACATCTAAGCAGTCTTCATGGCCGGGGTGCACAAGACAGCAGCATCTCATACGCTTAGTCTTAAAAATGAACAGGCAGAGTTGTAGAGAATGGAGCATACTTCTGTGGAGACCAACTTCAGCAGGGCTGGGAGAAAGGGAGTGCAGCATCTGTCAGTAAGAAAGTTTTATTGAAGGTTCCTTTTTGGTACAGTTGGTTAATTTATGACAGAAGATTAACTTACTAGAAAAACTTAACTTATGTGAAGCAAAGAAGGCTTGAACCTCTTTTGCTCATTCAGGATTGCTCTCTGACGATTCTGCTTTTTTGTTAGAAGTAAAAAGAGGCAACCAACTTATTAATGTGCATGTAGCCCTTCAGCCTTTATTGTACAGTCATAAATAATGTTGTTGCGCAAGTTTACAGCAAACTTGTGCAACTTTTCAAACGTACTATAGCACAGACAGTGAATGCTTGTAGATTGCTCAGTCCTGTTAGTGCTGCATCTTTACAAAGTTTGCAGACTTTCTTACAATGATCAttcaggtatttttatatatatatatatatatatatatatatacacacacagaaccATGCACTGAGCAGCCATTCACAATGCTAAGCAAACAAGCATAAAACTCTAAGCAAGACTGTACTTATGTCTTCACGGTCAGTAGACAGTATAGCCTGCACAACACAAGGAAGGTGTAGAACATTGGGCAGGTTACTTTTACCAATGTGTCTAACTTGGATGTAGCAGCAGGTCTATTAAATGGTGGCACTAGAAATGAAATGAGTGTCTAAATATTGTGATCCCACGGGAATCAGCAGCTAATGTTTTTGAGCGATCTTATAGATTTAAAACACGCCGGTGGAACATCGGTCCTCAAATAAAAGGGATTTGAAAGGAGTGAAGTCCACCAATATAATGATAAACTGGATTATGAATTTTGAACACAAAGGCACCATATTCTAGGGTGTTCCAAGCCGCCAATCCTTTCTTATCAGAGAGTACCAGCATTTACGTATTGTCACAGATGGCCTGGGTCCTTATCCGACTGGGACGCCTCTTCACTGtatggaccgggggagcaagcctggtcagaacagtacctcccccaggacactagatggcagtcccgCCTCAGAATCCCGGAgttgttcctgagcccgtgtgggcgaTTCTTCAGTCACACCCAGAAACACAgccggaaataggtcatcaaacacctggagcacttccgggtcggctataaaaggagccagcagccaccactgggagccagagtcaggaggagagcgACTAAGCTTGCTGGAAGAGGAGTGGTGAAGATGGAGGGTGAAGAAAGGAAAGTATTGAGAGGAGTGTTgttctttggactgtgttgtgggcttgTGGGGACGGGAAAGACGTTCCacacaagtgaagaaaaaaataaaagcactttattttaGTAGTGTGCctccctgtctgtctgtgtcgggtaagTGCTGGTATAGAGCCATCTACAGTCACAGTATATATTCATACAGTTTAGGCAAAGGAGCAAGCAGTAGTGCTCCATTTTGGCAGCACATCATTTTGTTTTGCCACTGAAAAAGTACTATTCCATCGTGAGCACATAGGAGATCCACGTTTAAGTGTTCATCCAAGAAACATTAACGTTTGTATGTGGGTGGAAGTTCCGAGGCTTCACAGAGCGTCACGAGACATAGCAACTCACGTTATGTTTTCAGGACTGCCAGCTAACACTGTCCAGAactttgttttgatttgggaGTGTCAGACTTATGTCTGCTATAAATCCCATGAACCTGGTCAATGCAGGTCACCACAAGTGATCCGTGCAATTCTCATAAAATGCAGTACCCCTGGTCACCACATCAAAGTTATAGTAAAATGTCCAAGCTGTGGCCGTTTTAATGCCCGACACGTGGCGTGATTGCCTGTCTGTTGTGTTCGTGTTGGCTATTATGTTGCATGGTGTGTACTGCTCTGCTTTTCTGTCATCCAATGCATGTGGCCGCCTCTGTGGTGGCTGTGAAAAGATGTCAAAGCTTTTTCTGTAAGCAGTGAGGATCCCCACGTTTCCTTGTCGGTGAAGTTGCACAGCCTTATCTGTGCCTGCTCTAAGAAAGAGTCAAAGCAGAATTTCAGGGCGGCCACGCGCTACATGTCGAATATATGTGTCGCACTGCGCATGTCGAGGTACGAGCCATCGACTGACATCAAGATCACTCTTCAAAGGCCAGAGGAGCATGATTTTTTTAAGTAACATACAGACAACCCTATGCACTTTATACACGGAGATATGCAtcacaagctactgcaaaaacAGCAGTACAACAATAGAACGTTCGAGTACGGATGTTAACTTAAGGGAGGGGATAATAAGAGAgtatgtattttgattttttttttagctcaggAACAAAACTAACACTGCATGTTGATACATTTACAAAAGAATAAAGGATGGTAACATAAACCAAAGTAGAAAATATGAAAAGACGtaagcagtgacaaaacaaagtTCAAACTTAATTTGAATATTATAAAGGTTTTAGTACTAGATTGTTCATGAATATAATGAGCAATACATTCTCACCTGCACGAATGTGTAAGGCACCCTGGACACCTATATTTTGCTTCTTCTGATCCACAGGATTCACagctataaattaaaagaaaagtataTCATAAGTAACAGTCAATAAAGAACCAAGGCAATTAGAATAAATGTGGCGTAACATGCACAACTAATATTGCATAGTGGCCACTTTTTAAAACGTTAACGTTGTATATGTCACCAGTAATGTAGTCAACCATGAAACCGAAATTTATGTTTTACTAATGTAACTTTATTACAGATGTGTTAAGGTTGTGCTTGTCAATGTAGAGTTTACGTGTTCTGCACAGGTGGGTGTCCATCATCCAGCAACACCCGAGACTCTAACTGTCATGTCCAGAttgctctttgtgtgtgtgtgtgtgtgtgtgtgtgcgtgtgtgtgtgagcctGCTATGGACTAGCACCCACCATTATCTTTGCCAGGGCTACCGGGGTTGTCTCGGACTCTCCCCGATCCTGAACTGGGTTAGACAGGTTATGCATATGTAAGAGACAAAAAACACTCAAAAGTATCCAATTTAAAAACAGTCACAAATCGCTGCGTTTCCAGAtaaaattaaaaggcaaaactCCAGGCAATCACtgcatttttcaattaaaatggtATAACGACAGTAGAAAAAGTGACAGGTTTACAGTTGCACTACAGGTTACGGTCTCCAGCAAATCCAGAATTGAAACTAAACATGtcacattcacttttaaagaAAGACGAAGAGTTATCCAATAACGTGATCTTTATGACTGcatgtgttatttttaattaatattaagttTACAATGCAACGGGAGTAAGGAAGTGGGACTATTTTAGCAGAATAGACAGAGCTGTTAGTGATTACATACCTGCCTTACTGATGTTTTCGAACTACTCACCCTGACGAAAGAAGCATCGTGTAAATGTACAAAAACCTTATTGCAAATCACACTCctataaagaaaaaatgtcaaacaaCATAGCGTCGGCGAAATACGAAACAAGACATCTACTTACACTATTAACGACacttttcttttcactgcttTAGCTTTTTCCTCAGTAACATTCGATTGATCTGTTAGTTTATCCATTACCACAACTGACTGACTCTTGATAAACTCACGTGGAAGAGCTGCCGCAGTTCGATTTACTCGTGCGTTACGACAGCGCGTGCGCGCGCGCGCGTCCTCGTCACGCGACAATTTACGTCTGAAGCGGCTGCCGCGGATGCTGAGCGTCATGTGTAGAGAGAGGTCGAGAACTGCGCGGCGTTCGGTGAGCTCGTTGTGTACAGTAATTCTAAAAGACCAGTCACCAACACCTCGGTGACAAAGTGTACATGAAAACCATTACGCAGTCACTTTAGCTGAATGTACTGTGCTGTAGCCAATATACTTCTCAGCAAGATACACAAGGAAATTTAAACGTGTTATCATAAGTGATTTCCAAGGTGCACATGGGACCCATTCCAGTGTGGAAGGAACTTGTATGAAATTAATGATCAGTGTTGGTCCTCCAGTGTGGAAGGAACTTGTATGAAATTAATGATCAGTGTTGGTCCTCCTATAGCCACTTTGAGGTCTAAGTAAGCAGCCCAGGGTAAGAGACGTAACTTGGAGTGCATATTCAACTACAGCCAAAGGCTGAGGACAGTATCCTCTGAAGCCTGTCAGTGTGGGCTGTCACTTAGATGTCACCAGTCTGCCACCACTTGTAAAAATCTTTCACTCTAAAAAACCTCCAGCACCAATTATTAAACAGCCTTTCATCAGACCATTGGTAAATACTGCACTGCTTCAGGTACCATACACACACCACATTTTGTTCTTCCTTGATTCCAGATAACTGCCAGCACTAAGCTCTTTGGTTGTTGGGGTGAatgttgtcacatgtacagaccagagtacagtgaaattgtaCTTCACAAAtgaatcaacatgcaacatgttgtcATTCTCTGGGCACTGTGTTCCGACCACTTTGTTCACATCTAATTATTACCAAGTTTTGTTTTCTCCTGTCCATTACTATATGTAAAGAGTAGTGACTTACACAACCCATTGGTGTGTTCCCATAATCGTACCTCACAAAAGCAAAACTTTCTAATCCCTGTCCATTTCACAACTGATGTCACCTCCTTGTTTCCCCTCTTTAACTAAAACACCCCTGCCCATCCTCCAGAGTGTTTCCTTGTATCACTTTCTGCTTCCATATTACTGAAGACACTCACATGAGTAGGCACTGAACAAATCAAAACACTTGAATAATGTCTGCCCAACCACTGAAAAGAGAATCCACCTCGATCATCATGTCATTCCTACACAAGCAAGGCAATTCAGACACAAACAGAGAGCAGCAGAGGTCGCATCTCCTATCAGATCTAACCCTCTCGAGCTGCTGTAAAGCAATGACAAATGGGAGCATTGATAACCCATTTATTGCTCTCTTCTAAAGTTTATCACCAGGCCATAGGCTGAACATTCTTGGCCCACATGACCTTTCACCTGATCCTTACAGCTGTCTGTCCAACACCAGCGATAAATAATAAGCAATAACCAGAAACTCAACATCAAAATCAGGGCAGTGCCCTAAACAGTAGTAACATCAGCACAGCCCTTTTAtactttatatgtgtgtgtatgtatctgtGCAGGAATATACAGTGGGTATCCAAAGTCCAAACACCCTAACTGAAATGTAATCTTTTTTgatgtactagggtgttgtaccgtgttagccattatgaatgtagaattatatcttgcctgaagaaggggcctgagttgccttgaaagcttgcatattgtaatctttttagttagccagtaaaaggttgtattttgcttggcttttctctacaaccttttttgatgttaattatgaattcaggacaaatcaaaccAGGATTATGTtcaagtttaataaaatattatgatcaaaaatattaaaatgacaaacaaattgATTATTTGTAGAAAAATGATAATATTTTCAAAACTGCTTAAGCCAATTCAAGGATGCATTGGACTATATTTTGTCCTGGAAACAACcttggacagaatgccagtccatcactgggcccaCTCAAACATTGGGCCACTTTGGAAGGTATCCTAACatgcaggtctttggagatgtTGGATGTTGAACATGCAGAttacacacagacagtgaccaggcacATACATTGAACGTAGGACAGTAGATCTTTGAGAAAGCAGCGTGGACCACTTCCTTGTCTGAAGAACATATTTGACTGTTTTTACCAATCAACACTGACTGTGCTCATTATCCTGCCTGACATGTCACACTGGGACAGAAGAATCTGATTGGGAGAAGATGTCTGCTGAAGGGGCCTCACTAGATGAGTGCTTATTGACAGGTCCTATTGTAAGAGTGAGGTGTTCGTAGAAACACCTTAGAAGATCTTTATCTACTAAAGGCCACACAGGACTATTTAATACAATTTGAGTGGGCATGTATCTCTAGAGGATTAGCCCtttgcttttttaattctttgaagAAGTAATGCCATATTTGAACTATACACTGCAGAGACAGAAGATTCATGAGATCTCCATTTATAACACACACATTTTGCTGCCAGTTTGGCTTTAGACATTTGTCTCTTTCTGAACATTTTTCTGGATCAACTGGAAAAGACAGAGCCATGGACATCAAGACtgtaagaacatccatccatctattttgtgAACCTGAAGTTTTCATTGCAGGATTGCTGATGGTTATTCCATGAACATGGTAGGCCTCCCTTGTACTCAGTGCTGCCATGACAGGCTCTGGCCTCCTGTGactctgatttatattaattagCTCTGACAGAATTGTGTTatgtttgttatgtttcagccagggcgCCTTCCCTGATTTATGGAAGTCCTTTGCTTGTTTAGTCTTTGTAATTTTCAAGTATTATTTttcactagccatgtgcgcccaactacgttgcgcgtgttaaagttgtctgtgaagggctccctgtttaaacacggcttccagtcatgaactgggcccttcgtcgcacagcattatgagtttttataaggaaaacaaaattacaaaagaaaacccttggatattgattcgataggaatggcctactctgaatcactgtccgaatcgtaattatgtggtggtgtgggagcatttctgcttctgtccgttcacagtctgtctcgttttcacgacgttatcgtttcctctcatgatctcttctcaacctttctctaatctcacaggttgctttgtgggggacacataggtattaaggctctttaaagcataaataggaatcacttcactgacatgtgagcaagccacagtacaactgtgagacgtgcagccctcgccggctacaacgtaacaataataatttccataaCGTGcggttacgttgtcattcattttacccactgtctttctttcattcatatgtcacgtaggcacgtaccttttatcttcggcaatctcattctctaaccaggcctcaggggCTAACCaacgtaacactgtccaccacccctttcgttattctggcacattgttgacatctgtgagtaacaacaacgtactaaactggaaggtggtctacgcatgcatggaattcgcggacaaacaaagatcaagatctaaatgaagatctcttaagttaatttaaagcacaacaatttgtttagtttaaatgtctgtgttttgaggagtgactggcgtactacagtcttcagtagtataagcctggaggagattcttaatgcaatgcctatgttttagctgtctctctactgccatctagtgcttcttcttctaattcattcgcagacaaacaaagatcaagatccaaatgacgattatatatagagatgttttGTTATGaattctgttttggttttgtcattgttgtatttatgtaatactagcaaaatacccgcgcttcgcagcggtgaagtactgcattcaaatttttattaagaagaaaattaaacctttttaaactgtgggacaatatgccaataattatttgttaaggatctctttgtataccatgttgtcagttcggccctccggttgtaacatgaccaagctgtgcgctgagcttactcttgagcatgtaacttacagttggccatgtgaacagtaatcttgtctcaaatctcacacttggattgctgctgtcataatcggtttgagt includes:
- the LOC120519944 gene encoding box C/D snoRNA protein 1-like, with product MDKLTDQSNVTEEKAKAVKRKVSLIVCESCGSEEAKYRCPGCLTHSCSLPCVKRHKLEVGCNGMRDRVAFVPLGKFNEMNLLSDYRFLEDVGRQTDGANRDDLIRKFTSNKYVSCFSDNNPGEAVLIFC